The Cellulophaga lytica DSM 7489 nucleotide sequence CATTAACCTATTCTATTTTAGGATAACAAGCATAATATTTAGTAACTGTTTTAGATAATGTTTTGCTATTTAACTGGTCTGATGCTTTTGAAACATCTGTTACTTTTCCGTTTTCTTTAAGCACTTTTATAGGTTGTACATGCTGTATATATGCTGTGTTTTTTATTTCTCCACTAAACACAAAGTATGCTGTTTCTTCATCAGTTAAATTGTGTTTTTCTTTAAATAAATTAAACTCTTTTTTTACTTTTATTGCAGATATTGGCTTTTTCTTCATTTTAATATGTAGCAAATCTCTATGCAATATCATTCTGCTTAAAGTAGATAATACAAAATCACTATTATGCTGCCATTCTTTTATAGCTGCCATTATATCTATATCATCTAACTCTGAAAATTTTTCAATAACATCTGCATTAAAATCTTTTAACGTTATTTTGTTTTTTATAAAAAATGATAAAATAGAACTACAAGGCAAATTATTACCGCTATGTATTAATTCCTTTGCCCTTTTTAATGTTTTTATTAATAATTGCTCTGCTACCAAGCCTGTTTTATGTAAATACACTTGCCAATACATAAACCTACGGGCCATTAAAAACTTCTCTACAGAGTAAATTCCTTTTTCTTCTACCACTAAATCACCATCTACTACATTAAGCATTGTAATTAGGCGTTCTGCATTAATATTACCTTCTGCTACACCTGTGTAAAAACTGTCTCTTTTTAAATAATCTAACCTATCCATATCTAACTGACTAGATACCAAATCATTTAAAAACTTTTTTGGGTGTTCTTTTTTAAAAATAGCTATAGCAGTATCTAATTTACCATTAAACTCTTTATTTAATTGTTGCATAAAGACCAATGAAATTGCCTCATGATCCACACCCTCTACAATAGTATGCTCCATTGCATGAGAAAAGGGACCATGACCAATGTCATGCAAAAGAATAGCACATAAGAGTCCTTCTTCTTCTTTTTTGGATATTTTTACACCTTTAAAGCGGAGTATTTGCACAGCCTGCTCCATTAAATGCATACAGCCAAGTGCGTGCTGAAATCTAGTATGTTGTGCACCAGGATATACTAAATACGTTAAACCTGTTTGCGATATTCTGCGAAGCCTTTGAAAATAAGGGTGCGCAATAATATTAAAAATTAGCGTGCTTGGTATGCCAATAAATCCGTAAATTGGATCATTGAATATTTTAAGTTTGTTAGATATAATCAAAATCTTCTTTCTTTACAATTACAAATATAGACACTAAATGAACAAGATAACAATACTTTGGGTAGATGATGAAATAGATTTACTTAAACCACACATAATATTTCTAGAAAAGAAAAATTACCAAGTGATAACTTGCCAAAGTGGCAGAGAAGCTTTGGAAGAACTAGAAGATACTAAAGTGGACATTGTTTTTTTAGATGAAAATATGCCCGGAATTAGTGGTTTAGAGACACTTTCTGAAATTAAAAAAACACACACTTCTTTACCAGTTGTAATGATTACAAAAAGTGAAGAAGAACTAATTATGGAGGAGGCAATTGACTCTAAAATAGCAGATTACCTAATAAAACCTGTTAACCCAAACCAAATATTGCTTAGTTTAAAAAAGAGTTTAGACCACTCTAGATTAATATCAGAAAAAACAACGTCTAATTACCAACAAGAGTTTCGTAAAATTGCTATGGATTTATCTATGGTTAATTCTTATGAAGAGTGGGTAGATTTATATAAAAAACTTATTCATTGGGAGTTACAACTAGAGGAAATAGAAGACTCTGGTATGTTTGAAATTCTTGAATCTCAGAAAATTGAGGCAAATAATCAGTTTGGTAAGTTTATAGATAAAAACTACCCTAATTGGTTTTCTAGTGACAATACTCCTGTTTTATCACATACGCTATTTAAAAACTTAATTAAGCCCGAGCTAAAAGATAAATCTACATTACTTGTTGTTATAGATAACTTAAGGTATGACCAATGGTTGGCTTTTGAGAGTACCGTAAATTCTTTTTACAAAAAGAAAAAAGAAACGCCTTATTTTAGCATTTTACCCACAGCAACTCAATATGCGCGTAATGCTATATTTTCTGGTCTAACACCACTAGAAATGGAAAAACAACACCCAAACTGGTGGAAAAATGATACAGATGAAGGTGGTAAAAATTTACACGAAGAGGATTTTCTTGGTGCACAATTAAAAAGGCTTGGGTTAGATTTAAAATGGGAATACCACAAAATTAGCAGCCTAAAACAAGGCAAACAATTGTCTCAAAACTACAAAACTCAAAAAGACAATAATCTTACTGTAATTGTATACAATTTTGTAGATATGTTATCACATGCAAAAACAGAAATGGAAGTAATAAAAGAGCTTGCAAGCAATGACAAAGCTTACAGATCTTTAACTGTAAGTTGGTTTAAAAATTCTCCTTTGCTAGAAATTATACAGCAAGCGCAAGCTATGGGGCAAAAACTAATAATTACCACAGACCACGGCACAATTAACGTTAAGCAACCATCTAAGGTTGTGGGAGATAAAGACACTAGCCTAAACTTAAGATATAAAACAGGTCGAAGCTTATCATATGACAATAAAGACGTGCTTTCTGCCAAAAACCCTAAAGACTTACAACTACCTACTATTAATATGAGTAGCTCTTTTATTTTTGCTAAAAATGATTTGTTTTTTGCTTATCCAAACAACTACAATCATTATGTAAGTTACTACAGAAATACTTACCAACATGGGGGCGTTTCCTTAGAAGAAATGATTATACCTTTTGTTGTTTTAGAGCCTAGATAATTGCACACAAACTAATTGGCAACTACATTTGCGTTTTTATAATTTATAACAAAAATGAACACTACATTTTCCACATCTGAAATACAAAATATAGCTAAAAAAATCATTGCTAACGCACCTACTAAAACACTTTGTTTTTATGGTGAAATGGGTGCCGGAAAAACCACTTTAATTAAAGCTATAATGAAAGAACTAGGTGTTATTGGCGATACCTCTAGCCCTACTTTTGGTATTGTAAACGAGTACCACGATAACAAAAACAAAACCTTGGCTTATCATTTTGATTTTTACAGGTTAGAAGATGAAATGGAAGCACTAGACATAGGTATAGAAGATTATTTTTATGCCAATAAATGGGTTTTTATAGAATGGCCAGAAAAAATAACGTCTTTTTTACCTGAAGATACTACTAATATAAAACTAGAAGTAATTAACCCTACAGACCGTAGAATCAGTTTTTAATAACGACTTAGAAAAACCTAATTAACCAATGGTTTTAAAAATAAAATTGTAATTTTGATGGTCAGTTTAACAAACACTAACGGATATGAATCAGCCTTCTTCGCCATTTAGCAAATACCAACTACTACCACAAGAAGAAAAGCTAGAAATCCTTAGAAAAAAGGGAGAATTATTTATTGGGATGCTGAAAGAGAATCAGTATCAAGAAAAAAGAATATGTTTAACTCCAGATGCAGTAAATGCCCTTACCTGTAACGGACATCGTGTTTTAATAGAGTCTGGCGCTGGTGAAGGTGCAAGTTTTTCTGATTTAGATTACACAAACGCAGGTGCAGAAGTAACAAAAGACACTAAAAAGGTGTTTTCTTGTCCGCTTATTTTAAAAGTAGAACCACCTACGCTTTCTGAAATACAAATGCTAAATCCGCAGACAACAATTATATCTGCACTTCAAATTAAAACACAATCTAAAAAATATTTTGAAGAATTAGCAAAAAAACGAATTACAGCAATTGCTTTTGAATATATACAAGATGAAGATGGTAAATACCCCGCTGTACGATCTTTGAGTGAAATAGCAGGAATTTCATCAGTACTAATTGCATCAGAACTAATGGCCACAACCAATAATGGTAATGGATTAATGTTTGGAAATATTAGTGGCGTGCCTCCTGTAGAAGTTGTTATAATTGGCGCTGGCACCGTTGGTGAGTTTGCAGCCAGATCTGCAATTGGACTAGGTGCTAACGTGAAAATTTTTGATAATTCTATCACCAAGTTAAGACAAATACAAACCAACTTAAAACAAACCGTATACACATCTACATTACAACCAAAGAACCTTTTAAAGTCTTTAAAAAGGTGTGATGTAGCCATTGGAGCCATTAGAGGTAAAGACCGCTCTCCTATTGTAGTTACAGAAACTATGGTAGAAAATATGAAAAAAGATGCTGTAGTTATTGATGTTAGTATAGATATGGGTGGCTGTTTTGAAACCTCTGAACTAACCACACACAATAAACCAACTATAACAAAACACGGTGTAGTACACTATTGCGTACCTAACATACCGTCTAGATACCCAAAAACTTCATCAATATCTATAAGTAATATTTTTACACCTTACCTTTTAAAAATTGGTGAAGATGGTGGAATGGAAAATGCATTACGTTTTGATAAAGGCTTACGAAACGGACTATATATGTACCACGGAATTTTAACAAACAAATCTGTAGGAGAATGGTACGACTTACAGTATAGTGATATCAATTTTTTAATTTTTTAATATGGCATTCATCAAACGATTAGGATGGTACTTAGTAGGACTATCAATCGGTATTGTATTTTTAACTTTTTTCTTAAAAAAGAAATCAGACGAAACAGGAACAGAGTTCTGTTATTTTCCTAATTGTAGAGTTCTTAAAGACCTGCGCTCTAAACCACTATCCTACTCTAACGATATAAAAACTTTACTAAACAATAAGACTATAGACTCTACAACAGTTGCTTATTTTTTAAACGATGGAGACATAGATTTTGGAAACAGTGACACTAAATCTACACCTTGCAAAACCTATAAAATTGAAGGTTTAATTAAAGAAAAAGAAGCCGTTTTAACTGTAATAAACTGCACAGACAAGGTTGTTATAGATAAAATAGATCTTAGCAAATAACTTTACTGAAAATTGACATAAAAAAAAGGTGAGTTTTAAAAACTCACCTTTTTTATTAATAGTCATATATTATATTTTTCTTCTTTTGCGCTCCTCTTTTAATAAAGATAATTCTCTTGTTGTTTGCCCTGCAACAGATGTATTTTCCTCTGCTCTACGTATTAAGTAAGGCATTACATCTCTAACTGGTCCAAAAGGTAAATATTTAGCAACATTATATCCTTTATCAGCTAAATTAAAAGAGATATGATCACTCATACCATACAATTGCCCAAACCATACACGAGAATCTGAATGAGGAATATTTTTCTTCTCCATTAACTGCATCAAAGTGTAACAGCTGTTTTCATTGTGTGTACCCATAAAAATAGACATGTCATCTAAATGATCAATCATATAGGCCACAGCAGCATCAAAATTATCATCGGTATCCTTTTTAGAGGCACAAATTGGTGTAGGATAACCTTTTTCTTCAGCTCTTTCATTTTCCTTTTCCATATACGCACCACGCACCACTTTCATCCCAATTTTAAAACCTTCTTCTTTAGCCTCTATATGTAATTTTTTAAGATAATCTAATCTATCCCAACGATACATCTGCAACGTATTATACACAACAACTTTTTCTTTATTGTATTTACGCATCATTAAAGTACATAAATCATCTGCTGCATCTTGCATCCAACTTTCTTCACCATCAACTAAAAGCGCAACATCTAAATCGTAAGCCTTTTTACAAACTTTATCAAACCTAGCAACAATTCTATCCCACTCTAACTGCTCCATTTCTGTTAAAGCAATGCCTGCCCCAACTTTTTCAAAAAGAATAAATCTTCCAAAACCAGTAGGTTTAAAAACAGCTAGCGGTATAGACTCTTTCTCTTTTACAAAATCTAATACATTTAGTATTTTTTGATACGCAAGATCAAAATGATTTTCTTCTTCCTTACCCTCTACAGAATAATCTAAAATTGTACTTACTTTTTTATCGTACATTTTATCTATAACAGGCAAGCAATCCACTTCGCTAACACCACCACAAAAATGGTCAAAAACAGTAGCTCTAATTAAGCCCTCTACAGGTAAATGTGCTTTAATAGCAAAATTTGTAACCGCAGTACCAATACGTACTAACGGTTCATTAGCAATAAGCTTGAATAAAAAATAGGCTCTTTCTAATTCAGAATCCGATTTTAAAGCGAAAGCAGTTGCTGTATTTTCAAAAATTTGTTCCATTTTTAATAATTTCGTAAAGAGCAAATATAAATACAGATTTTATATTCTAATAACTAAAATATGTGTTTATTTTGCATATTTTAAAATAAGAATCATGCAGTCAATTTCAGCTCAAAAATATTCAGTTCATTTTAACCAAAAAGCATACTCAGAACTAAACACTCATTTAGCTAAAGCTAACTACTCTAAGGTGTTTATTTTGGTTGATGAAAACACCCACCAACACTGTTTGCCAAATTTTATGGCGCAAATTAATGGCGATTATAATTTTGAGATAATTGAAATTGAAGAAGGTGAAATTAACAAGACCATAGAAACTTGTGTACAAGTATGGCACGTTTTATCTGAGTTAGACGCAGACCGCAAAAGCGTTATGATAAATCTTGGTGGCGGTGTTATTACTGACTTAGGAGGCTTTGTTGCTTCTACATTTAAAAGAGGAATAGATTTTATTAATGTTCCTACCACCTTATTATCTATGGTTGATGCTTCTGTAGGAGGAAAAACTGGTGTAGATTTAGGCTCTTTAAAAAATCAAGTTGGCGTTATTAACCAACCACAAATGGTATTAGTTATTTCTTCATTTCTGCAAACATTAGAGGAAAGACAATTAAACAGTGGCTTTGCGGAAATGCTAAAACACGGTTTAATAAAGGATAAGAAATATTGGAATGAACTAAATTTAGTAGCTGATTTTACAAATTTAGATGAGTTTATTTACGATTCAGTTGTTATTAAAAACAATGTTGTAACTATAGACCCAACCGAGCAAAATTTACGTAAAATTTTAAATTACGGTCACACACTTGGCCACGCTATTGAGTCTTACTTTTTAGAAACTGAAGACAAAGAAACATTACTACACGGTGAAGCTATTGCTGTAGGTATGGTGCTAGAGGCCTATTTAAGTAACAAACTAACAGGTTTAACTAACGAAGCTTTAGAAGCTATAAAAAGTACTTTTACAAAACAATACGGTAAAGTAACATTTACAAAAGAGGATATTAAAAATATTTTAACCTACTTAAAGTTTGATAAAAAGAACTCTCATGGTAATATTAACTTTGTTTTACTAAAATCTATTGGAGAATGTGAAATTGATGTTACAGTTGATGAAGATTTATTACACCAATCTTTTGCATACTACAAAGTTTAAGACACACACCTACATAATACCCCTGCTACACAACTAATTACAATTTTGAAGGGAAAAAAGTTTTAGTTTAGTTCTTGTAAAACTAAAACCAATGAATTATGTTACGCAAACTAGTAGATTACAAAAAACTTGACCACAAAGTAGCTGCAAAATTAATAGAGTCTTACCCACACGGGTATGGTGATAACGACATTATTGTTTTTAAAAATGCAAAAGGAGAATTTGTAGAAGCTGTTGAAGTTAAAACCGAAGACACTATTTATTTAGTTAGAATAAGTAAAAGCTTATCTAACTTTATTGCAAATTTTGATGAAGCTATAGAAAAAGAACTAGAGTCTACAGGTACAGAAACTTCTGCATCTGCAAATTTTGAAGACGCAGAGGAGACCGAATAATTATTTCTCTTAAATTCTTTTTATAAATATCTTTCTAAAATTATTTTAGAATGATGTTCTAAATGACCACACGCAACAAAGCCTGCAGCAGCAGTACTCATTGGCGAGTTACTTGCTGTACCTATAAATTTTAATTGCTCTTGTGTTAGGTTAGCAAATAAAGAAATTGTTGCCGCTCTCACATCTAAAAATTCTTGCAGCAAACTTTTTCTGTTTCTTGAGTTTGCGTTAGATGTTGGTACATAATCATCTTGCTCAAAACCAGGTAAAGGTGTAGCATCTAATCTAGAAAACCTCAAAGCTCTATATTGAAAAATACGTTCTGTATCAATAATATGCACTAAAACCTCTGCTACAGTCCACTTTCCGGTTGCGTAAGAAAAATCCAACTTACTATCTGGAATAACAGCTATTAAGTCTTTAAATTTCTTTTTTCCATTTTGCAAAGCGGCAAGTAAACTTACATCTCCTACCAAATCTATATACCCTTTATAATAAGCATTATAATCTTGCAGTGTTAATTCTGTTGCTTTCATTTAAAAAAAATAAAAAAACCCAATGCGTAAAACATTGGGTTGGTGTTATTAATTTACTTTCAATATTAAGAAATTACAATTCATTAAAAATTGTATGCATTAAACGTTTTTTATCGTTAATACTTTCTTCTAAAGAAATCATTGTTTCTGTTCTGCTAATGCCATCAATATCATCTATTTTAAAAATGATATTTTTAGCATGTTGAGTATCTCTAGCTCTAATTTTACAAAAAATATTAAACTTGCCTGTTGTAATATGCGCTACAGTAACGTAAGGTATACCTATTAAACGCTCTAAAACAAACTTAGTTTGATGTGTTTTTTCTAAAAATATTCCTACATAAGCAATAAAAGAATAACCTAACTTAACATAGTCCAATGTTAAAGATGAACCTTGTATAATTCCGGCTTCTTCCATTTTCTTTACCCTTACATGTACAGTACCCGCAGATATAAGTAATTTTTTTGCGATATCTGTAAACGGAGTTCTGGTATTGTCAATTAACATATCCAGAATCTGGTGATCAATTTCGTCTAGCTTAACTTTAGTCATTATATAATTAAATTTGGAACAAAAATAGTAAAATAAGAAGATATACGCACTAAATATGACTTTTTTTTATCAATAATGCAATTATTTTACATATACTAATTAAATTGTTAATTACCAAGCAATGCAGTAGATAAAAGATTGTTATTTTTAACAAAATCTAAATCACTACTATTCAGTAAATTAAGTGTTTTATGTGCATAAAAATTGTCTAAATTTTTAACCTCTGCTACAACAGGTTCAAAAACAACTTTGTCATCTTTTAACACTTCTTTATAAAGAATTCCTAAAGAATCGACTTCAGAATATGTAGTTACTATATTTTTAGTATTATATATAATAAGGTCTAAAAATTGCTTACCATTCTCTGGTATTTCAAAATAAGAGCTAACTTTAAAGTTATTTAGCGAGTTATTTGCTATAGTCTCTACTCCCTTTAACAAGGAATAAAAAATAAATTCTCTAGT carries:
- a CDS encoding HD domain-containing protein, translating into MIISNKLKIFNDPIYGFIGIPSTLIFNIIAHPYFQRLRRISQTGLTYLVYPGAQHTRFQHALGCMHLMEQAVQILRFKGVKISKKEEEGLLCAILLHDIGHGPFSHAMEHTIVEGVDHEAISLVFMQQLNKEFNGKLDTAIAIFKKEHPKKFLNDLVSSQLDMDRLDYLKRDSFYTGVAEGNINAERLITMLNVVDGDLVVEEKGIYSVEKFLMARRFMYWQVYLHKTGLVAEQLLIKTLKRAKELIHSGNNLPCSSILSFFIKNKITLKDFNADVIEKFSELDDIDIMAAIKEWQHNSDFVLSTLSRMILHRDLLHIKMKKKPISAIKVKKEFNLFKEKHNLTDEETAYFVFSGEIKNTAYIQHVQPIKVLKENGKVTDVSKASDQLNSKTLSKTVTKYYACYPKIE
- a CDS encoding PglZ domain-containing protein, encoding MNKITILWVDDEIDLLKPHIIFLEKKNYQVITCQSGREALEELEDTKVDIVFLDENMPGISGLETLSEIKKTHTSLPVVMITKSEEELIMEEAIDSKIADYLIKPVNPNQILLSLKKSLDHSRLISEKTTSNYQQEFRKIAMDLSMVNSYEEWVDLYKKLIHWELQLEEIEDSGMFEILESQKIEANNQFGKFIDKNYPNWFSSDNTPVLSHTLFKNLIKPELKDKSTLLVVIDNLRYDQWLAFESTVNSFYKKKKETPYFSILPTATQYARNAIFSGLTPLEMEKQHPNWWKNDTDEGGKNLHEEDFLGAQLKRLGLDLKWEYHKISSLKQGKQLSQNYKTQKDNNLTVIVYNFVDMLSHAKTEMEVIKELASNDKAYRSLTVSWFKNSPLLEIIQQAQAMGQKLIITTDHGTINVKQPSKVVGDKDTSLNLRYKTGRSLSYDNKDVLSAKNPKDLQLPTINMSSSFIFAKNDLFFAYPNNYNHYVSYYRNTYQHGGVSLEEMIIPFVVLEPR
- the tsaE gene encoding tRNA (adenosine(37)-N6)-threonylcarbamoyltransferase complex ATPase subunit type 1 TsaE is translated as MNTTFSTSEIQNIAKKIIANAPTKTLCFYGEMGAGKTTLIKAIMKELGVIGDTSSPTFGIVNEYHDNKNKTLAYHFDFYRLEDEMEALDIGIEDYFYANKWVFIEWPEKITSFLPEDTTNIKLEVINPTDRRISF
- a CDS encoding alanine dehydrogenase is translated as MNQPSSPFSKYQLLPQEEKLEILRKKGELFIGMLKENQYQEKRICLTPDAVNALTCNGHRVLIESGAGEGASFSDLDYTNAGAEVTKDTKKVFSCPLILKVEPPTLSEIQMLNPQTTIISALQIKTQSKKYFEELAKKRITAIAFEYIQDEDGKYPAVRSLSEIAGISSVLIASELMATTNNGNGLMFGNISGVPPVEVVIIGAGTVGEFAARSAIGLGANVKIFDNSITKLRQIQTNLKQTVYTSTLQPKNLLKSLKRCDVAIGAIRGKDRSPIVVTETMVENMKKDAVVIDVSIDMGGCFETSELTTHNKPTITKHGVVHYCVPNIPSRYPKTSSISISNIFTPYLLKIGEDGGMENALRFDKGLRNGLYMYHGILTNKSVGEWYDLQYSDINFLIF
- a CDS encoding proline dehydrogenase family protein, with translation MEQIFENTATAFALKSDSELERAYFLFKLIANEPLVRIGTAVTNFAIKAHLPVEGLIRATVFDHFCGGVSEVDCLPVIDKMYDKKVSTILDYSVEGKEEENHFDLAYQKILNVLDFVKEKESIPLAVFKPTGFGRFILFEKVGAGIALTEMEQLEWDRIVARFDKVCKKAYDLDVALLVDGEESWMQDAADDLCTLMMRKYNKEKVVVYNTLQMYRWDRLDYLKKLHIEAKEEGFKIGMKVVRGAYMEKENERAEEKGYPTPICASKKDTDDNFDAAVAYMIDHLDDMSIFMGTHNENSCYTLMQLMEKKNIPHSDSRVWFGQLYGMSDHISFNLADKGYNVAKYLPFGPVRDVMPYLIRRAEENTSVAGQTTRELSLLKEERKRRKI
- the aroB gene encoding 3-dehydroquinate synthase; amino-acid sequence: MQSISAQKYSVHFNQKAYSELNTHLAKANYSKVFILVDENTHQHCLPNFMAQINGDYNFEIIEIEEGEINKTIETCVQVWHVLSELDADRKSVMINLGGGVITDLGGFVASTFKRGIDFINVPTTLLSMVDASVGGKTGVDLGSLKNQVGVINQPQMVLVISSFLQTLEERQLNSGFAEMLKHGLIKDKKYWNELNLVADFTNLDEFIYDSVVIKNNVVTIDPTEQNLRKILNYGHTLGHAIESYFLETEDKETLLHGEAIAVGMVLEAYLSNKLTGLTNEALEAIKSTFTKQYGKVTFTKEDIKNILTYLKFDKKNSHGNINFVLLKSIGECEIDVTVDEDLLHQSFAYYKV
- a CDS encoding DinB family protein, producing the protein MKATELTLQDYNAYYKGYIDLVGDVSLLAALQNGKKKFKDLIAVIPDSKLDFSYATGKWTVAEVLVHIIDTERIFQYRALRFSRLDATPLPGFEQDDYVPTSNANSRNRKSLLQEFLDVRAATISLFANLTQEQLKFIGTASNSPMSTAAAGFVACGHLEHHSKIILERYL
- a CDS encoding Lrp/AsnC family transcriptional regulator, with the protein product MTKVKLDEIDHQILDMLIDNTRTPFTDIAKKLLISAGTVHVRVKKMEEAGIIQGSSLTLDYVKLGYSFIAYVGIFLEKTHQTKFVLERLIGIPYVTVAHITTGKFNIFCKIRARDTQHAKNIIFKIDDIDGISRTETMISLEESINDKKRLMHTIFNEL